GCAACATAACAAATCAGATTAGCAAGGATCACAAGCACTTAGCGCTGAAATTATGCATGGCACACCGTTTAGATTcactatattttcattttaaaaaatcctCCAACATTGGAGAAACACTGATTCTATTGCAAAATACACACAAtttaacacacacacacacacacacgcagtCATATTATGTGCAAATCGACGATGTGCGAAAAGAATTACCAGATTCGAGGCGGCGGACTTGACCTTCTTCTCCTTAACAACATCGGAGGAAACAGCCACGACGGCGCCAGATCGACGGCTAGCAGGCGAAACCGCGGATTTAGCAGAGAGCAACTTCTTCCCGAGAAATTTGGAGCCGAGCAAGGACGAGGGTCCAGATATTTTGCAGCAAGATTCATACTTTTCAGCAGATCTGGAGGAGCTGAGCAGCAGAGGATTGTGAATGATTTTGGCCGTAGCTGAACACGCCATTTTTTTTCCCGCAAGAGCGCAATGCAACGGGGAGAAACCTCAAAAGGGCTGAAATCTCGATGGGGGGCGGAGTTTGAGGAGAAGGAAATGAATGAATCGAgagaaaaggagagagaaagtaataTAGGATGGAGGTGGAGAGAGGGGCGGAGAGCACGAGAGTTTGTTTTTGTGGGAATAATCGTCACCAATAGTGTGTGTTTCTTCGATCTCGTGTGccttgtcaatttttttattctaaatacaaaaacaaattaataaaatttaaaatatgaaaagatatggagtattacttagattaatttttttttttttttaaagatagaTATTAATGTGAAACAagcatttattatttctaaattCATTTTGGACAAAGATGGAGGGAAAAAACATTTCTGGTCTGATAATGTAGCAGGTGTTTggattcatatttataaaaatacatattgtaataaatttttggaaaaaattaataaagttacAAAATCTGTAATACAAATTGGTTTTTGGTGAATGGAACAAGAAAGGTCTTCAATTAAACTATCTATATAAATGTGGGAGAGATGAGCATACGACCCATCTCTCGTAATTAAACACAAGTCTTTCATtatcaatcataaaaaaatttatgactttttaaaatcttacaaatattttcatacgTAATAAAAACGAGTATgcaaaattgtttaattatttgaaagaTTAAATTTATGGATGACAATTAAGGCTAGCCCCACTCTACATGGGTAGTGCTAATGATACTTACTTTACTCTGTTTCAAcagaaaataatttcaaaaaggggaaaattaTTACAGAATCATGTTctaatttcttcttcctcttcttctttcaGAAAACGTATTTTTTCGCTTCTTTCCTTTCTTGACATAGTGACTATATATACTGTTAATGTTCCATGAAAATATTATCgagtttttaaatataattgattcaatttcaaaagAGCTCTGAAAGCCTTGGAAAAAACCtaagataaataatttattaaaagtaTACGAGATTTTCACTAGGAATTGAATCAAGTTCGTTCACCTTTACATATtcttacaaatttttaaacaCGTGATTAACAAATAATGATTCTTAAAACagttcaaatttcatttcacggagtattaaaaaaaggCTAAATTACAACTACGTTTTCGCCCACATTAATTATATCGAATAGGTGGGGGTAGAGAGAAATTTGGTGGAAGGATATTAAAGCAACAAAATTGTGTAGCAATATAGGCAGCAAATTAATAAAACCTCTCCTACAAAAAGTCAAGAACGATATTTGTAACACAAGATCTCGTATGAATATTCATTATTCAATTCCTTAATGTTACCTTACCTCATTACAACACAAGCCAAGACTATTTCTCTTACAAATTATCTAAAAAGTTTCCCAAAACTAGATGCAGTACGCAAACATATCTAGTTATCCATATGTGGTGACGTTCATGGTCTCCACACATCACAAATGAGAAGCGCATGGATATGAATGAGTACAGATATGGCGATCCTACAAACCTCAAACGCTTCAGTTTCTCTCGAAATGCTCGAGAGAAGAATCCAAGTACAGAGGAGTATCAGCAAATGTGTCTGTCCGAATATCTCACTCAAGAAAAGAACAACGAGGCCAAGATCAGAGAAAAGAATCTGGAGGGAATACTCAACACCACTATACTAGATGTGTCCTCTTTAGAAACCTGATTGTTCTGCAATACCATGGCCATACTAATTCAATGAGGTCCAGCTGTCTGTCAACCAGCCAGCCTTGCAAAACCTTCGTTTTCCTCCTAGTTACTTCACTGTAGTTCATGTGTCTTATGTCTGCTAGAGGTTGCAATATATGTATTCTCATAGCTTCTTTTAGCTTTCCATGAACAATGTGATCATGCACCAGCGAGTAATACACAGGCAATTTCTTGATTACATTGGCCGTCTGTTTGAAGCCGAATGCGTAGAGCCCGCATAATGCTTGGAACGTCTTTACATAAACAGTAACAACGATTGGTCCAAGAATCCACAAGGGAGTCAATTCCTTTGATACTTCCATACCATATACAAGGTTAACAGCAAGGTATAGTGGAGTGCTGCATAcacaactaaaaaacaaaaagcaTAATTACCAAGACTAAAAAGGGTATCCTGATTAgaattgtaaaatttgaaCACTGAGTgctgtgtgtgagagagagggagagagtgTAACCACCATACttacaaaagtaaaaaaggtaTCCTGATTGCCGTATCCAGGCCAAGAATACGACACCAAACTGCCTTCAGAATTCCACCTTTTTGCTTTACTGAAGTATTTGGCATTTCTGATGATTTTGCCACTGAAGATTCTTCAAGAACCTTATCTGCTTCTAAGGTTTGAGATGGTGCACGCAGTAACACCAACCAACTCTTGAATAAATTCTGAATAGCCAGTGATCTGGTTGTTGCTTCAACAGCAGGAACATCACTCTGTACCTTCGAAGATTCCACAGAGGATTCTTCACTCTTATGTTTCAAATAGGAAACTTCAACAGCATTGTTAAGATACTTTGAGCTATTAGCACTGCCATTGTTAGAATCATCAAACTGGTAGTCTTTGAATGCTGATACTTTGAATGGTTTTGACTTTGGTCGACGGGCAAGAGAAGCTCCTATACTGGAAGCAAGCAATTGATTAGTTTAAGTCGCAAAGAGATATGAAGGGATCTAATATTGATCATGAGTACACAATATAGTGTGGTAGGTTACAAGTAGCATTTGAGAAATTTGATTTGCTACAATTCCATGAAGAAAAATCTGGTTAAACTCACACAAGGATCTATAAAACTTAACAAAGTCAGACAATAAACAGGCATGTACAAAGAAAGATAACACCAGACCAACAACTTTCAAA
The nucleotide sequence above comes from Salvia hispanica cultivar TCC Black 2014 chromosome 5, UniMelb_Shisp_WGS_1.0, whole genome shotgun sequence. Encoded proteins:
- the LOC125191338 gene encoding uncharacterized protein LOC125191338 isoform X3, producing MSYGAICFPLSQCEGNLPSEFVRGSCGTFASVPSSWSRGSKLKHCVPALGAVERKDRFILLKCRSCSSIGASLARRPKSKPFKVSAFKDYQFDDSNNGSANSSKYLNNAVEVSYLKHKSEESSVESSKVQSDVPAVEATTRSLAIQNLFKSWLVLLRAPSQTLEADKVLEESSVAKSSEMPNTSVKQKGGILKAVWCRILGLDTAIRIPFLLFTPLYLAVNLVYGMEVSKELTPLWILGPIVVTVYVKTFQALCGLYAFGFKQTANVIKKLPVYYSLVHDHIVHGKLKEAMRIHILQPLADIRHMNYSEVTRRKTKVLQGWLVDRQLDLIELVWPWYCRTIRFLKRTHLV
- the LOC125191338 gene encoding uncharacterized protein LOC125191338 isoform X2, with product MALATHPLKCEGNLPSEFVRGSCGTFASVPSSWSRGSKLKHCVPALGAVERKDRFILLKCRSCSSIGASLARRPKSKPFKVSAFKDYQFDDSNNGSANSSKYLNNAVEVSYLKHKSEESSVESSKVQSDVPAVEATTRSLAIQNLFKSWLVLLRAPSQTLEADKVLEESSVAKSSEMPNTSVKQKGGILKAVWCRILGLDTAIRIPFLLFCVCSTPLYLAVNLVYGMEVSKELTPLWILGPIVVTVYVKTFQALCGLYAFGFKQTANVIKKLPVYYSLVHDHIVHGKLKEAMRIHILQPLADIRHMNYSEVTRRKTKVLQGWLVDRQLDLIELVWPWYCRTIRFLKRTHLV
- the LOC125191338 gene encoding uncharacterized protein LOC125191338 isoform X1 — translated: MSYGAICFPLSQCEGNLPSEFVRGSCGTFASVPSSWSRGSKLKHCVPALGAVERKDRFILLKCRSCSSIGASLARRPKSKPFKVSAFKDYQFDDSNNGSANSSKYLNNAVEVSYLKHKSEESSVESSKVQSDVPAVEATTRSLAIQNLFKSWLVLLRAPSQTLEADKVLEESSVAKSSEMPNTSVKQKGGILKAVWCRILGLDTAIRIPFLLFCVCSTPLYLAVNLVYGMEVSKELTPLWILGPIVVTVYVKTFQALCGLYAFGFKQTANVIKKLPVYYSLVHDHIVHGKLKEAMRIHILQPLADIRHMNYSEVTRRKTKVLQGWLVDRQLDLIELVWPWYCRTIRFLKRTHLV
- the LOC125191338 gene encoding uncharacterized protein LOC125191338 isoform X4; its protein translation is MPFMFCEGNLPSEFVRGSCGTFASVPSSWSRGSKLKHCVPALGAVERKDRFILLKCRSCSSIGASLARRPKSKPFKVSAFKDYQFDDSNNGSANSSKYLNNAVEVSYLKHKSEESSVESSKVQSDVPAVEATTRSLAIQNLFKSWLVLLRAPSQTLEADKVLEESSVAKSSEMPNTSVKQKGGILKAVWCRILGLDTAIRIPFLLFCVCSTPLYLAVNLVYGMEVSKELTPLWILGPIVVTVYVKTFQALCGLYAFGFKQTANVIKKLPVYYSLVHDHIVHGKLKEAMRIHILQPLADIRHMNYSEVTRRKTKVLQGWLVDRQLDLIELVWPWYCRTIRFLKRTHLV